The DNA window tgcttctagtttgacaatgcagtaatatctaacaaattcacaataaCTCCTTTACATTAGTATGTATAAAGTAATGAATAAGAAGATGTACATATATAAACGTGATCATTGTGTGTAGAGTtgtaaactttgaaatcaatggtttttgtttggcatacattttaaagtaaaaCTAAATCGGAGTCTCAGGGTAATTGGTTACCGTGGATTTTCCCTGGAACTAAAAGATTCCATTACCTTGATTCAGAATGCATATGGAAAGTTGTTAATGACAACTATTTGTAGTTGTAATATCCACCAGCTGGCATGAGTTTTAATGTGTGTGGACAGTACCTGACATGTTGGCTCCGGCCATGATTCCGGTGCAGCTGGTGAACATGACAGCGAACACAGTGGCGAATGACATGACTTTACCAGTGCTGTAGTCCACAGTGTAGCCCGCTAAGGATAAGAAAGAGGAAGAACACTATTTCTACAACAGCTCTCTCAAACCATAAAACTAACGACTTTTTACACATCCAGTTCAACTTCCCCATCAAGGCTTACTATAACTAGAATGCATCTGAAatagcacccttttccctatacagTGTACCTAAGTACTATCTCACCATCCCCCCCTGACCTTTGACCCCAGGCAGCCAGTACTCACAGCCCAGGTTGTCCTTCAGCGTGGTGCCGTTGAAGCCTGTGTAGCTGGCATTGTAGGTGAGGGTCTGGTTGCCAGGGCCCTGGTGGGTGATGAGGAACTTTAGGGGCGTGGTCAGCGCCAGGGGGCTGATGTAGATGGACAGAAGGGAGATGGTCACCACCAGCAGGATGAGGAAGGAGGTGCGGGCGAAGATGTGGGCACCCACTAGGCACACCATCAGAACCAGCAGGAGAACTATGGAAGAGTATAGCACTGTGTACCAGTAGCCCTGGGGAAGCACTCGAAACGCAGAGGAGGACGCTGAGGTGGGAGTGGGACATAGAAGTTGATAAGATGTCAGATGGACACATGGTGGAATGACTCCTTTGAATGCTTGAGGCACCAACCTTCTAAGAAACATTCAGTAGATTTTTTTTAAGCAGTACCACAAAACATGGCATGCATGCTAGGAATTATAAGTATTGGGCTGTTAATTATAGAATGTCAAAACTAACCTGGATCCTGACCAAATATGTCAAGTAGTGCCTCTACCAGACCAAGCACATACACTCCACATGCACACACTTTGGCCAGGAAGAACATGAGGCCAATGCTTCCTCCAAACTCTGGGCCCAAAGATCGACTAATCATGACTGGCAGACAATAGGTCAAGGGGTTAAATATCACTGATCTGGAGTGAATCATGTGGTTTTAAAACTATGAGCAGGCAAAAGTCAGCATAGCAACCTGCTCAGTTGGTTAAATCATATGATGCACACAGGGCTGGACTAATGCATTCCGGGGCCCGGGGCACCTACCTCCAgggccccccaaaaaaatatttttgggaaaacACAAAACACCTGGAGGTCGGGGGCCTCAGGGCATGTCCCCTTCGTGTCTGTTAGGTAATCTGGGCCTGGATGCATCAGATGATGTTTCatttagtttattaggatccccattagctgttgaacatgcagtagctactcttcttggggtccaccatgtctttaccatgtccaGATGTCATCAGAAACGGTTATCTTTttgactacaaaacatagaatccCGCCATTTTCACGATGTTGGGTTGGTGTTGGAGATTATGAAAATGATGTTCAAATCGTGGTGAAATGTTCCTTAAAGATAAGGGCTAGAATTACTGTGTCATCAAGATTGAATAGTAAAAGCATAGCTGTTTTAAACTGCATTAATACTTAAGAGGAATAAAAAACActtgctaaaaaaaaaatatgtttttggggGGTGAGAACAAACCGGTGTTAAGGATACAATAGGCCCCACCTCCCTGCACAGCACCGTTGGTGGAAATAGCACAGATGGACAAGATGGTGAGGGAGATAATGGTGTAGGCTACAAGCAGCATCACAAGACCCTGCAAGAGCCCCGCATGACCAACCACAAACCCTAtaggagacatcattacacagtaTTAGTCTTGTTACAGGACCACAATATATTAATCTAATGCATTCACATGCATGCACAGTTACACACACTTTTTAAACATAATCTAGCAAAGCTTGAAGCCAACAGCAGTTTCTGACCATCAGCAAGCATCACTGCACATCGCACTGTAAATAAATTCCACATTCACAGCCTATATTTGTAGTTGTCTGACATTTAGATGCTGCACTCACCGGTTCTGAGGAAGAGGACAATGCTAAACATGGAGAGGACAGTGGGCACCATCACCCCGAAGAAGGTGTTGAGCTTTCGAGGTACAGCATTAGGAGTGCTGGCCTCCCCAGTGCCCTCTGACGCCCCTATGCCACACACTGCATTGTCTGCTGACAGACCACATACCCCATGGGCGAGGAGGGGTGTGTGTTCATTAGACATGGCTTTCAGCAGAAGCGTTTTGTTTTTAGATGGTTCAGACGTCCCCTGAACCTTTTGTAACCCTGTTAAATTGAGTCATTATTTGTATAAGTTCGTAGCAACGCTGACAAAAGGACATATTCCTGAAAACACAGTATGGCTTTatgtttacaacaacaaaaaaatcaggtTCAAATATAAGGGGCGAGCGGAGGGCTTTAAATAAAACTATGAGCCACCAGAAAAGCATCAGACATTCTACATAAACATGATGCTTCAAGGTCATGCAACGTTAAGAGTTGCGCGATTGTATCGAATTGATGTTTAATTTCATGTATCCACAAAGGGGAAGTGAAACGGCGATACACAGCGGTTCTCAGCGAGGTCATTCTACAATTCAACCTCGCAATTCCGTAAACTTGTAGTTTGACTAATGATAAAAcatttgtttattgtgttgtttGCTTTGCGATAATGCCGTATGGTAGGTATAGCCAGATGAAAACAGAAACTCACCTCAACTCCGTCAGCAAGAATCAGCGCGCGCACTTCCGCTTGTTAAAAACCTCCTCAGTCGGCCTCTGTATCTAAGACTGCCCGCTTATTAGTTCACAGCTAAATGATGACGTAATTTAACAGCATTAACACATGCGTGTTTTGTTAGTTAATAGTTGATTTTAGTAGATTTGAAAACTACTGGCCATAGGTAGCATAGGCGACATACATATTATCCAATAGCGCATAAGATATTAAACAGAAATGCCTAAATCTAAACAGATGTAATTCAAATGTACATCTGTATTCTACATATGCCTATAGACATTGAGCAGCTTGCAGATATGATGCTGTCTACTTGCCGCCTCTATTTGTTCGGTGCAGGTCACGGGACAGTATAAACTGTTCATGTGACTGTCAAAAAGGGGAGGGTGAAAATACCACAAATATATGTCACGAATGATTAGAGACCTGTGTTTTGCGCAATCATGTGACATGCTTGGATTTTAATCTTTAGTTTTATTAATCACATGGTACCCTTTTTCTTATGTCAGACGGTCCACCACCATCGATAGACAACTGCTTAAATTTTGGGTGTAATTCTCATCTGGGGCCCTGTGTTTAGTCACGATTGTACAAAACACAGGGCCCCAGATGAGCAAAGCCAGACAGCAAAGGTCGGGTGTATAGTTCTCTGCATCTTGTGATCTGTAGAAAATATTGTAATAACTATATTTAAGATTATGAATAAACTTGGTGTCTTGGGTCCCTTTCAGaagttgtttttcaaaaggatctgacccttttccctcaattttcacctaaaatgacatacccaaatctaactgcctgcagCTCAGGAcccgaagcaaggatatgcatattcttgataccatttgaaaggaaacacattgacatttgtggaaatgtgaaattaatgtaggagaataacacataaGATCTGTTAAAATAtcttgtaccatcatctttgaaatgcaagagaaaggttcTAATGTATTAATCCACCCCATTTAGGTTTTGGCCActgtggcagcagtgtatgtgtaacgttttagactgatccaatgaaccattgcatatctgttcaaaatgttgtgccTACTTGGtttattattacattttcaaAGTTCATAATGTTGTACTCTTCTCAAACAATTgaatggtattatttcactgtgatagctactgtaaattgtacAGGACAGTAAGATTTACAAGATTTTAAGATTTCTGCCCAtttcagatacagttgaagtcggaagtttacatacacttaggttggagtcactcgtttttcaaccactcaacaaatttcttgataacaaactatagctttggcaagtcggttaggacatctactttgtccatgacacaagtaatttttccaaaaattgtttacagattatttcacttataactcagtATCAttactccagtgggtcagaagttgacatacgctaagttgactgtgcctttaaacagcttgaaaaattccagaaaagaatgtcgtggctttagaagcttctgataggctaattgacataatttgagtcaattggaggtgtatctgtggatgtatttcaaggcatacattcaaactcagtgcctctttgtttgatatcatgggaaaatcaaaagaaatcagttaagacctcagaaaaaaaaatctagacctccacaagtctggttcatccttgggagcaatttccaaacgcctgaaggtagcaCGTTCATAGCCGTTatagcgctcaggaaggagacattctgtctcctagagattaacgtactttggtgtgaaaagtgcaaatcaatcccagaacaacagcaaaggaccttgtgaagatgctggaggaaacaggtacaaaagtatctatatccacagtaaaacgagtcctacatcaaCATAACCTACATgtctgctcagcaaggaagaagccactgctccaaaacctccattaaaaagccagaatacggtttgcaactgcacatggggacaaagatcgtactttttggagaaaggtcctctggtctgatgaaacaaaaatagaactgtttggccattatgaccatcattatgtttggaggaaaaagggggaggcttgcatgccgaagaacaccatcccaaccgtgaagtacgggggtggcagcatcatgttgtgggggtgcttcacaaaatagatggcatcaggaggcaggaaaattacatggatatattgaagcaacatctcaagacatcagtcacgaagttaaagcttggtcgcaaattgatcttccaaatggacaatgaccccaagcatacttccaaagttgtggcaaaatggcttaaggacaacaaagtcaaggtattggaatggccatcacaaagccttgacctcaatcctatagaaaatttgtgggcagaactgaaaatgcatgtgcgagcaatgaggcctacaaacctgactcagttacaccagctctgtcagggggaatagcccaaaattcacccaacgtattgtgggaagcttgaggaaggctacccgaaaagtttgacccaattaaacaatttaaaggcaacgataccaaatactaattgagtgcatgaaaacttctgacccactgggaatgtgatgaaagaaataaaagctgaaataaattactattattttgacatttcacattcttaaaataaagtggtgatccaaactgacctaagacaaggaatttttactaggattaaatgtcaggaattgtggaaaaactgattttaaaatgtatttgggaaaggtgtatgtaaacttcagacttcaactgtatgtctatgtactgggattttttttttgttacttacaacctcatgctaatcacattagctcaaccatcccgcagGGGGGGAAACACATATCCCAAAGAGGTTAAACAAAATAATCAAATAATACTGTGAAAGTGTCACTTTTTATTGGTAAATTGTCAAAAACTTTATGTAATTGCTGTTCAAAATGAACAGGCTAACTCATACAGTTCCATATAAAAACAATACACCAGAATAATAATTTAAAATGCATATCACTTCCCTGTTATGGGCTATTTATGGCATTAAACTGTTGATAATGGCGATGTGATACCAACAAAAACACACCAATGATTTCTGCATTGTGATCCCAACTCAGTTCAAGTATTCTGTATTTCCATTTTATACAAAAAATCATATTTTTAAAGTAAATGGAAATCAACCCTTGATGCAAAATGGCTGTATGAACCTTTCCAGGTGGAATCTGCAAACCTCTCATATCTATGACAACATAATGAACACCCTTTTAATGCCAATTAAGAAAATTGTGAACAAGTAGAAAAGAGAATAAATATGACTCTATACACAATCAGCTTGTCTACATTGTCAATTTAATAATATTAACTTCTGATTAGGATGACCTTAACACAAATAATCACATTTATCaaatgtgtgtatgaatgtgtacCAAATCCATCCTGATCAGGAATCCAGGGACTGTGAGTGGTGGTGTGGCCATGTGTAGGAGGGCCCTGCTTGAAGTAAAGACAGTGATGGGTGGGGTGTGGTGGGAGAAGGTGAGTGGGTCAGCCTGTGCTTCTTGAGCTGGCCCAGCTCCCTAAAACAGCAGCCACACTGGGCACAGCGGTAGGGCCTCTCCCCAGTGTGGATGCGCTGGTGCTTATGCAGACTGTCCAGGTGGCGGAAACGCTTCTCGCAATACCTGCAAGGATATGGCCTCTCACCCGTGTGAATGCGCTGGTGTGTCTTCAGACAGTAGAAGCGACGGAAGCCCCGGCCACACACGTTGCAGCGATGCACCTTATCTGAGCTCTCCCTTCTGACTTCAAAAGCCCCAACAAGACCAGGGCCTTCTACAATAGGTGGGACAAAGCCCATGAAGTTACCATCATTGTCATGGTTATCGATGTGAGTTGGCATCTGTGGCGGCAGTTGTGATGATTCAGGGAGGTGTGACTCCAGCATACTAGGTAACTCAGGGTCGTTTTCAATTTTAACTGTTCCTTTGACTTCTTGCACCTCATCCAGCACCTGGATCAGGCCCAGGTCATTCACATTGCCTGCTGGGTGACTCGGACCCATCTCAAATTCAAAGTTGGTAATAGAGGTTCTGTGAGGGACCTCTACTGCCACTGTATCCCCCTCCTGCTCGTGTGGAATTCTTCTAGAGTCCTCTAATCCACTTGCCCTGACTTTGTACTCTGAAAGAGATGAATGACATCATCATGACCAGTGAGCAGGAGACTTTTCACTTATTGAGTGCATGCAAGTATTGATGTCTGTGTCCGGCGTAAGCCTACCTTTCTCTACAACTCCATCATCCGTGATGTAGAATTGATCCTCTGCATCCTCCTCAGTGTGTTGAGGTGAGCTTTCAACCTCTACATGTGGCGCTTTGGATGTTTGTGAAGAATTGGAGCaagagacagtggaggaggatgtCCGTATTCCTCTCAAGCTTGAGCTGCTCCTGGGCCATTCATGCTGCACTGTTGGTAAGCAAAGACCTACACTAGGGAGTGACTTCGAAAACTGGGATCGTGTGGATGAGGCTCGAAACGACTTGGGCACACGGGTCGTGCCCCTGTTCAGCATGCTGGATGGACTCCCCGTACCAGGACCTAATGTACCTGATCTAGGATGGTTGTGATTAAGGAGTAAACACTGTTTGATGTTGTTCTCGGCTGCTGTCATGTAGTACCGTACAGCGTTGAGTTCACCCTCCGATAGCTcaagtctctctctcaaacttTGGTTCTCACGATGAGACTCAGCAGCAGCAGTCCGAGCTGCGGTCATTTTGATGCCGACTACCCTGGCAGTTTCCTTTAAAACGGTTTCAACAGCACACCTTACTGCCCCTTCGATGGTCGATGCAAGTTCATATTGAAGGAAAGAGACACTGGCCTCCATCGTCAGACTCATGGTAGTGATTAGCTAGTAATGGGACGTTTCCCAACAGTTCTAATAAGCAAGCTACAACAAGAGGCTCAGGATTCAGTCCTTGTTTTGTAagcaaggtagctagctagcaactgcGTTGGCTACGCAACTCCGCTACTTAGCTAACGTTAAATGTCCAGAAAGCCGCTCTGGCATGATACACAAGTGACAGTCATTTTAAAGAGTTTTTAAATCAAACAAACTGAACGACTCAATTACTCATACATTGAGTCAACTTGTTTCTCGGATGTTCTTACTCAAAAACGTGGTAATAACTTGTGTTAAATGTTTTGCTAGCTCACCTTTCTTCTTCTCTGAGGTTTTATGGCAACCAGGCAGACTACAAATTGTGGTCCACAACTATAAACTGTAtttccgccacctactgtacggaGTAGTGAATTTGGGGGAAAAAATATTCCAGGAAAAATTacatataaaaaaaacaaaaataaataatagcGCATCCCACTCCTTCAGTCACATACCGATCGATATCACATCCCTGCACAGGCTCGGGGGCCTGGGAGAGGGAACATTTGCGGCCAGTAGGCCTAATCCCTGCAATGTTTTAACCGTTCCTTCCTGAAGACCCCAAAACATTTCTGCGCAGATTATGGGCGCGTTCCTCTTCCCAGGCTTTGCTGACGCATACAGCTAACCACGTCATATGTTATATCAATCTGGTGCCCGACCGCACAGTCGATGAGGCTAGTAGCGTAGCAaagtctatatatttttttataactaacccaattTTTATAATAGACCAGAGCCTCTGGTTTCAaatgggagcaaattaatcatagtgggcagaacaagcaagggggtcggcagagccaagcacgagctagcgaggTCCTATTTGTGCGTTctagcatttatttgcatatttccgttggGGAACGCCTACGCTGTGAAGTGCGCGtttgcaataactcaattcgctcTTGCGCTCCTTCTAAACAATGCAATTTTTAGAaacaaagggtaaagtctacaaaactcaGTCCACTCGGTTTGTTACAGATTCTacttttggaaacagaaaactgtgtggagatcaaatgtttcatcaatTAATTTGCAGAATGTCCGCCAAAATCCCATTTCGCCACATCTTCTTCCACTGCTTGCCACTGGgcttccttttttctctctctttttttgacactgggcttcctctcatcgcCATATTTGGTAGGGTGTTGAAATGCCGACCAGATGTTTCAAATATttcatccggtgaaatatctggctcATTGTTGTATCTGTGATTATATCCTGTTTCTTGGACTTCTTGTTTGCAAACTCACCCAGAGAAGAAGTGGAAGAGAGACGCCCAACTCGGTGtaaattctctctccctccagcaggtggcggTTTTTCGTTGTTTCTCCCACCAAGCAAGGAGTTTTTAGATGGaggtgtcgaatttggtcaacaaaaaaattaatggattatttttttatttacttaacctttatttatctaggcaagtcagttaagaacaagttcttattgacaatgacggcctaccccgatcAAACCTTAACCCggacaattgtgcactgccctatgagactcccaatcacgaccggttgcgatacagcctggaatcaaaccagggtctgtagtgacaactctagcactgagatgcagtgtcttagaccgctgcaccactcgggagccctatttGCTAAGTGagatttatttgatcaaatagaaaTGTCCTAATTTTTTTATTGTTaagagtgtactgatataagtaggacacgtgtcatcccggcaactttgagaaaaaacactttataaCAGTTATCTcgagatggctatgcatattATGAAATGCATATTATGAAATGAGGCTAGTAACATAGCAactctctccattgaatacaagCGGTTGAGGTCAACAACCCTCATCgaatattcaaataatgattacaataatgagatgtatTTGGCACGCCTCACCATGCATCAACTTCTGTGTGTCGCTTAGTTATGCCGTCAAATGAGGTACAGTGAAGGAGGAGCTTTGTGGGCCTTGTAGTTCTAGCAGAGGGCAGACAGACCCCATGTCATGCAATGACCATACAGTCATTTTAACCAGCATTACTTACATAACAGCATAGAGAGACAGCTAAAATAggggaaagtatagtataggtcTAGTACTGACAGAGGGTCAGATGTTACGAGTCTAGAATGATAGGTGAGATTCTCTATATCCTTTCAAAAAAGCCCAAATGCACCTAACATAACTAGCTAGCTCCTCAAATATCACATAGAAACATTATTTGATGGACTATGACACTGTCATATCATGTTTTTTAATCCCTCCAGGTGAGAATGGCTTCCAAACATGACAATAAATGAATGGTATTCTTCAATATTGCTTCTTTTTAAGGTCACAATTTTCCAGATCGTTGTTAAATAACTATGTGGCCTATGTGGCCAATAATGACTCTGTTCATTTGTTTTGGAATTAGCCATTCCCAGAGCCGTATATTTAGAAAGCTGGGCCAATGCAGTTTCTGCATTATGATACATTTACAtgtgttaggttcttatttttcagagtaaataactcacggacattagcgaagcttaaccaagtttaattcttcccaaagggtcgttacagctgtaattcagacaaaGACATGTTCCCATCATCACAAGTATATATACTCCAGTTTAGACACTCCTCCtgctctccaatccttacatcttatggttccACAGGAAGAGGGTAACATGATAATATAACCATTATTTCTCCCTTTAGgagatctgacctgacctcttgacctcaacccctccttcgcctaatccacagatgtcctcTCGTATCACCTATCGCACTCCCGTGACTCTCTCCCgtccacccagcacattccaCAGCCACTCGGTCTTTCTACAGATCTCTCCTTTATGCGTCTGATCTTTCATGTCTTTAATATatcaatgttcaaagtttagccAGAATCCAACACATGACACTTCAACACtgtatggcagccatgttagctccccatTAACATCACATGAGGAATATTTAATCAATGATATTTAACTGAATGTCTAGAACTAGAACAATATTCTAGATTCTAAAagttggcccaactctctaaatacatggCACGGGCCATTCCTATCATACCCTTGCATTCAGTGTCCTTAGGAACAAAGCTTCATATTGATGTGACCCAACAACGGCTCCAAGGACTAGTAGGTGACATTCTCTTAAAATGGGAACACATTATATTTTAGGACAATTGTGGTCTCTATGTTTTGTTAAATGTTCCACTGCCACCCACTGTTTAAGCAAATAATTGAACATCAAATCAGCCTCTTGGACTTCGGACATTTCTTGCATGCAAAAAATGGAGCGCAAAATGCACAATTGTGTTTATCTAAAGGTTTAATCAGGAAAAGCTTTATGGTCCAAAGATAAGAGCGGTCACCCAGTTTTGGAATTTACTCCAGCTAACCATGCCTTTTTACGTAAAGCATTTGTACTGttgtgggctaaatcagggtcacacagagtgtttcctGGTAGCCtcaaacaaatctactttgaaacaaaagtgtaCACCTCACACAcgtggttatgggcttaaaataAAAGATGACACCTGTACCATATACAgagcattcgaaaagtattcagaccccttgacttttgccccattttgttacattacagccttattctaaaatggattaaaaggTTTTTTctttctcaccaatctacacacaataccccataatgacaacgcaaaaacaggtttttcaaaatttttgcaaatctattaaacataaaaaacggAAATGTCACATttgcataactattcagaccctttactcagtactttgttaaatcACCTTTGACaccaattacagcctcgagtcttccagggtatgatgctacaagcttggcacacctgcatttggggagtttctcccatttttctctggaaattctctcaaactctgtcaggttggatggggagcctcgctgcacagctattttcaggtctctccgggctctggctgggccactcaaagacatttagagacttgtcccaaagccactcctgcgttgtcatggctgtgtgcttagggtcgttgtcctgttggaaggtgaaccttcaccccagtctgaggtcttgagctctctggagaaggttttcattttctctctgtactttgctccattcatttttCCCTCAATCCTTACTAGTCttccagttcctgccactgaaaaacatccccacagcatgatgctgcaaccaccatgcttcaccgttgggatggtgccaggtttcctccgaacatgacgcttgtcattcaggccaaagagttaaatgttggtttcttcagaccagagaattttgtttctcaatgtctgagagtcctttaggtggcttttggcaaactccaagaggattgtcgtgtgccttttactgaggagtggcttctgtttggccaatctaccataaaggcctgattggtggagtgctgcagagatggttgtccttctgaaaggttctcccatctccacagagaaactctggagctctgtcagagtgaccatcaggttcttggtcaccttcttgaccaaggcccttcttccctgattgctcagtttggccaggct is part of the Oncorhynchus clarkii lewisi isolate Uvic-CL-2024 chromosome 10, UVic_Ocla_1.0, whole genome shotgun sequence genome and encodes:
- the LOC139419519 gene encoding uncharacterized protein — encoded protein: MSLTMEASVSFLQYELASTIEGAVRCAVETVLKETARVVGIKMTAARTAAAESHRENQSLRERLELSEGELNAVRYYMTAAENNIKQCLLLNHNHPRSGTLGPGTGSPSSMLNRGTTRVPKSFRASSTRSQFSKSLPSVGLCLPTVQHEWPRSSSSLRGIRTSSSTVSCSNSSQTSKAPHVEVESSPQHTEEDAEDQFYITDDGVVEKEYKVRASGLEDSRRIPHEQEGDTVAVEVPHRTSITNFEFEMGPSHPAGNVNDLGLIQVLDEVQEVKGTVKIENDPELPSMLESHLPESSQLPPQMPTHIDNHDNDGNFMGFVPPIVEGPGLVGAFEVRRESSDKVHRCNVCGRGFRRFYCLKTHQRIHTGERPYPCRYCEKRFRHLDSLHKHQRIHTGERPYRCAQCGCCFRELGQLKKHRLTHSPSPTTPHPSLSLLQAGPSYTWPHHHSQSLDS